A genome region from Streptomyces sp. S4.7 includes the following:
- a CDS encoding SDR family oxidoreductase, with protein MTVAGKPTAVVTGASSGIGAATARQLAAAGCHVVVTARRKDRIEALAAEINAAGHSATAHVLDVTDRAAVDAFAAELGRLPSVDVLVANAGGALGADPVASGDPDDWRQMFETNVIGTLHTTQALLPALTASGNGTVVILSSTAGFATYEGGGGYVAAKHAEHVLAETLRLEIVGTPVRVIEVAPGMVKTEEFASTRFRGDTERAEKVYEGVAEPLSAEDVADTITWAVTRPHHVNIDLLVVRPRAQASNTKVHRELG; from the coding sequence ATGACCGTCGCCGGTAAGCCCACCGCCGTCGTCACCGGAGCCAGCAGCGGCATCGGAGCCGCCACCGCTCGCCAACTCGCCGCCGCCGGCTGTCACGTCGTGGTGACCGCCCGCCGCAAGGACCGCATCGAGGCGCTGGCCGCCGAGATCAACGCGGCCGGGCACTCGGCCACCGCCCATGTCCTCGACGTCACCGACCGCGCGGCCGTCGACGCCTTCGCCGCCGAACTCGGCCGCCTCCCGTCCGTCGACGTACTGGTCGCCAACGCGGGCGGCGCGCTCGGCGCCGACCCGGTCGCCAGCGGCGACCCGGACGACTGGCGCCAGATGTTCGAGACGAACGTCATCGGCACCCTCCACACCACCCAGGCGCTGCTCCCCGCCCTCACCGCGAGCGGCAACGGCACGGTCGTGATCCTCTCCTCGACCGCCGGCTTCGCCACGTACGAGGGCGGTGGCGGCTACGTCGCGGCCAAGCACGCGGAGCACGTCCTGGCCGAGACCCTCCGCCTGGAGATCGTGGGCACGCCGGTCCGCGTCATCGAGGTGGCGCCCGGCATGGTCAAGACGGAGGAGTTCGCCTCCACCCGCTTCCGCGGGGACACCGAGCGGGCGGAGAAGGTGTACGAGGGGGTCGCGGAGCCGCTCAGCGCGGAGGACGTGGCCGACACCATCACATGGGCGGTCACCCGTCCCCACCACGTGAACATCGACCTGCTGGTGGTGCGCCCCCGGGCTCAGGCGTCCAACACCAAGGTGCACAGGGAGCTCGGATGA
- a CDS encoding Mut7-C RNAse domain-containing protein → MNGPEIHLTFDSELHVFVPAGRRGGRTAVATDGSSTLGHVVESLGVPLTEAGQLVVDGSPVATSHIPSAGESVEVRAVARPQRVPGAPLRFLLDVHLGTLARRLRLLGVDAAYESEDIGDPALAALSAKERRVMLSRDRGLLRRREIWAGAYIYSDRTDDQLRDVLGRFAPVLAPWTRCTACNGPLGAADKDSVQGLLERGTQRAYDVFAQCTACDRVYWRGAHHARLAAIVDEALREFGGAAA, encoded by the coding sequence GTGAACGGACCGGAGATCCATCTCACCTTCGACTCCGAGCTGCACGTCTTCGTCCCGGCCGGACGGCGCGGCGGGCGTACGGCCGTGGCCACGGACGGCTCGTCCACGCTCGGCCATGTCGTCGAATCCCTCGGTGTCCCGCTCACCGAGGCCGGTCAACTCGTCGTCGACGGAAGCCCGGTGGCCACGTCGCACATCCCGTCGGCGGGCGAGTCGGTGGAGGTACGGGCGGTGGCCAGGCCGCAGCGCGTACCGGGCGCGCCGCTGCGCTTCCTGCTCGACGTCCACCTCGGCACGCTCGCGCGCCGTCTGAGGCTGCTGGGTGTCGACGCGGCGTACGAGAGCGAGGACATCGGCGATCCGGCCCTGGCCGCGCTCTCGGCGAAGGAGCGGCGGGTCATGCTCTCGCGCGACCGGGGCCTGCTGCGGCGCCGGGAGATCTGGGCGGGGGCGTACATCTACAGCGACCGCACGGACGACCAGCTCAGGGACGTTCTGGGACGGTTCGCGCCCGTGCTCGCCCCGTGGACCCGCTGCACGGCGTGCAACGGTCCGCTCGGGGCGGCCGACAAGGACTCGGTCCAGGGCCTGCTGGAGCGGGGCACGCAGCGTGCGTACGACGTCTTCGCGCAGTGCACGGCCTGCGACAGGGTCTACTGGCGCGGCGCGCACCACGCGCGGCTGGCGGCGATCGTGGACGAGGCGTTGCGCGAATTCGGCGGGGCGGCTGCGTAG
- a CDS encoding YnfA family protein — protein MVVARSVALFAVAALFEIGGAWLVWQGVREHKGWIWIGAGVVALGLYGFVATLQPDAEFGRILAAYGGVFVAGSIAWGVVADGYRPDRYDIVGALICLLGMAVLMYAPRDH, from the coding sequence ATGGTCGTAGCCCGCTCCGTCGCCCTCTTCGCCGTCGCCGCCCTCTTCGAGATCGGCGGCGCCTGGCTCGTCTGGCAGGGCGTACGCGAACACAAGGGCTGGATCTGGATCGGCGCCGGTGTCGTCGCACTCGGCCTGTACGGCTTCGTCGCCACCCTCCAGCCCGACGCCGAGTTCGGCCGCATCCTCGCCGCGTACGGCGGCGTCTTCGTCGCCGGTTCGATCGCCTGGGGAGTCGTCGCCGACGGCTACCGCCCCGACCGCTACGACATCGTCGGCGCGCTCATCTGTCTCCTCGGCATGGCCGTGCTGATGTACGCCCCGCGCGACCACTGA
- a CDS encoding helix-turn-helix domain-containing protein, translating to MAAAPRRDTRGIVDASGLFARADFRRRLPAPELRRHVELYWLIDWDLSEPYASHVVPHPSVNVVFQRFGAAPPWGEVAGIGLELFTQKLEGRGRVCGVKFRPGGFRPFAPAWPVSEWSGRRVPIAEVLPASDGDVGAILDPADEDARVAALDAFLLGLGARPDPQADEAMRVVGLVGEDRTIRRAAQLATAVGLSVRSLQRLFATYVGVGPKWVILRHRIHEALERAEARDGVDWAALAAELGYSDQAHLVRDFTATVGVPPTAYAHSVQ from the coding sequence ATGGCAGCAGCTCCACGGCGCGACACCCGAGGCATCGTCGACGCCTCCGGGCTCTTCGCGCGGGCCGATTTCCGCCGCCGCCTGCCCGCGCCGGAGCTGCGCCGTCACGTGGAGCTTTACTGGCTGATCGACTGGGACCTGTCGGAGCCGTACGCCTCCCACGTCGTCCCGCACCCCTCGGTGAACGTCGTCTTCCAGCGGTTCGGCGCGGCCCCGCCCTGGGGCGAGGTCGCGGGGATCGGCCTCGAACTGTTCACACAGAAGCTGGAGGGACGCGGCCGGGTGTGCGGGGTGAAGTTCCGCCCCGGCGGCTTCCGGCCCTTCGCGCCCGCGTGGCCGGTGTCCGAGTGGTCGGGGCGGCGGGTGCCGATCGCCGAGGTGCTGCCCGCGAGCGACGGGGACGTCGGCGCGATCCTGGACCCTGCCGACGAGGACGCGCGGGTCGCCGCGCTCGACGCCTTCCTGCTGGGTCTGGGCGCGCGGCCGGACCCGCAGGCCGACGAGGCGATGAGGGTGGTCGGCCTGGTCGGCGAGGACCGTACGATCCGGCGGGCGGCGCAGCTCGCGACGGCGGTCGGGCTGTCGGTGCGTTCGCTGCAGCGGCTGTTCGCCACCTATGTGGGAGTCGGGCCGAAGTGGGTCATCCTGCGTCACCGCATCCATGAGGCGCTGGAGCGCGCCGAGGCGCGGGACGGGGTCGACTGGGCGGCGCTGGCGGCCGAGCTGGGCTACAGCGACCAGGCACATCTGGTGCGGGACTTCACCGCGACGGTGGGCGTGCCGCCGACGGCGTACGCGCACTCGGTCCAGTAG